One genomic window of Aricia agestis chromosome 7, ilAriAges1.1, whole genome shotgun sequence includes the following:
- the LOC121729015 gene encoding mitochondrial inner membrane protease subunit 1: protein MNFTNLLVKPLKVAGFVLQYACVTHCTFEYIGDFVMCSGPSMEPTLETNNILITEHITPRLQRLHRGDIIIAKNPSNPHQNICKRIKGLPGDKVKGHFPGWSQVVPRGHVWLEGDNSGNSADSRTYGPVPQGLIRSRVVCRVWPLHKISSLSEF from the exons ATGAACTTTACTAATTTATTGGTTAAACCGTTAAAGGTGGCTGGATTTGTATTACAGTATGCATGTGTTACTCATTGTACTTTTGAATACATAGGGGATTTTGTAATG TGCTCAGGACCATCAATGGAACCAACTTTAGaaacaaacaacattttaattacGGAACATATAACGCCACGGCTGCAGCGGCTGCATCGTGGTGACATAATTATCGCCAAAAATCCATCAAACCCTCATCAAAACATTTGCAAGAGAATCAAAGGTCTTCCTGGAGACAAGGTGAAAGGTCACTTCCCTGGGTGGAGTCAGGTTGTCCCCAGGGGTCATGTATGGTTGGAGGGTGACAATTCTGGCAATTCTGCGGATTCTAGAACATACGGGCCAGTGCCACAGGGACTTATCAGAAGCAGAGTTGTATGTCGTGTATGGCCACTACATAAAATAAGTTCTCTatcagaattttaa